The genomic segment CGCCAGCTCGCTAATATCCGCGGAGCTGAACGTATGCTCGAGAAGCGCGCTCTCGGTGCCGGCCATCGCATGATAACCGATGAGCAGCGCGCCGTCGAACGTACCGTCCAGACCGGGAAACCGGTTCGAGAGCGGCAGCGGGCCGACGGCCAGCGTGGCTGCGGGGTGCAGGCTGCCGCACAGCAGGTTGAAGCCGGATGCATGGGCATCCTTTACGAAAACCTCGGTGGCGCCCGCCTGCGCGAGCGCCTCGACGACGGCGTTCACCTCGTCCGTCAGCAGACGGCGGGACTCCTCGTAGAACATCTCCCCCCGGTAGATCTGCTCCTTGAGCGCGATGCCGGCGATGCCTTCCATATCGACGCTGACATAAAATTTCATAGCTTGCCCTCCTCTTCGGACCGGCCGGTACTAGGCGCCGTCATGCGGAAACGCTGGGGAAAACGGCGATACGCGCGCAAATCGAACGATTCCGGCTGCGCCGCCCACGGCAGGCCCGTCTCGGAAAGCAGCTTGCCCGCCGCGAATGCATCCTTGATCGCGGTCTCGATCCCTTCGATATAAGCGCCCGGCTGGTCCTGGGCATCCGACAGGCGCACGAAGGCAGGCGGAATCCCGCGGATCACCCTGGCCGATTCGAACGCCCCATTGGCCACGAGCGTGAAGCGCCGCGCCGAATCCAGCGAGACGTCGAGGCCGTCCAGCCCGTCGATCGAACGAATCAAGTTTCTGTACCGTCTCTCGACGAAGCCGCCTTCCGCGCAGTCGTACGTCTTTCCCAGACCGTATCGCCAGATCTTGACCTGGTCGTCATAATTCCATTCGATCGTGCCTTCGGTGCCTTCGATCCGGATCCGCTGGGTTTCCGTCTCCTTCGCGCACAGCGTCACGTAATAGCAGAGCGGCGTGCCGTCGCTCATCTCGACGCGCATCGCGGTCGTATCGTCGCTCTCGATCGGATTGGCATGGTACATCTCGGCCGCCACGCTGACCGGCTGCGACTCGCGGCCGACCGCGTCCGCCGCCGTCTCCGCCAGCTTCAGCATGCTGTAGAGCAGATGCGCGGCGGGGTTGTGAAAGGCGCCGTCGAGGACGACGTTGCCTGCAGCCGTCAGCTTGCCGGCCCACGGCGTGCGGCCGAAGTAGGCGGCCGCGCGCTGAAGCAGGGCGATCGCCTTGAAGCGCTCGACGCG from the Cohnella hashimotonis genome contains:
- a CDS encoding Gfo/Idh/MocA family protein, translated to MSVRKALLIGVGGFGRNHLNELARLTDAGLLELAAISDVRLTESAAALVAERGIRHYADYRDMLSAETGADFVVISTPIPLHAPMSIGAMEAGYHVLLEKPPAALLQDVDRIAETAARTGKLCAVNFFAPSRKAQSLIANAIASGEIGRVERFKAIALLQRAAAYFGRTPWAGKLTAAGNVVLDGAFHNPAAHLLYSMLKLAETAADAVGRESQPVSVAAEMYHANPIESDDTTAMRVEMSDGTPLCYYVTLCAKETETQRIRIEGTEGTIEWNYDDQVKIWRYGLGKTYDCAEGGFVERRYRNLIRSIDGLDGLDVSLDSARRFTLVANGAFESARVIRGIPPAFVRLSDAQDQPGAYIEGIETAIKDAFAAGKLLSETGLPWAAQPESFDLRAYRRFPQRFRMTAPSTGRSEEEGKL